A stretch of Henckelia pumila isolate YLH828 chromosome 4, ASM3356847v2, whole genome shotgun sequence DNA encodes these proteins:
- the LOC140865144 gene encoding ethylene-responsive transcription factor ERF027-like — MANPASRQNPSLFIPNPEDQESSALPHPVAGASIASPTSGRHPVYRGIRSRCGKWVSEIREPRKTTRIWLGTYLTPEMAAAAYDVAALALKGPDAAINFPALADSYPVPASNSAADIRAAAATAAAARGGSRGEQMGAPPPPGDEASSSVETNFVDEEELFGMPKLLADMAEGMLVSPPRMKTGGDDEDSPENYSRNDNLWNYP; from the coding sequence ATGGCGAATCCAGCTTCACGACAAAATCCATCTTTATTTATACCTAATCCCGAGGATCAAGAAAGTTCCGCCCTTCCGCACCCAGTGGCAGGGGCATCCATTGCCTCCCCGACGTCGGGGCGGCATCCCGTTTACCGCGGGATTCGATCCCGGTGCGGCAAGTGGGTGTCGGAGATTCGTGAGCCACGCAAAACAACACGAATTTGGCTGGGAACATACCTCACCCCGGAAATGGCAGCTGCAGCCTACGACGTGGCCGCACTGGCACTGAAAGGCCCCGACGCTGCCATCAATTTCCCTGCTTTAGCTGACTCGTACCCAGTACCGGCGTCTAACTCAGCTGCTGATATAAGGGCGGCGGCGGCCACAGCGGCGGCTGCCAGAGGGGGCAGCAGGGGAGAGCAAATGGGCGCCCCGCCCCCACCGGGGGACGAAGCTTCGTCCAGCGTGGAAACCAATTTTGTGGACGAGGAAGAGTTATTTGGGATGCCGAAACTTCTGGCGGACATGGCTGAGGGCATGCTCGTGAGCCCGCCGAGGATGAAAACGGGTGGCGATGACGAAGACTCGCCCGAAAACTATTCCAGAAACGATAATCTATGGAACTATCCTtga
- the LOC140862740 gene encoding uncharacterized protein, with the protein MSKSWLSSEYEHGVESFLKFAITNAEDREAISCPCIKCGNLKKKKVETIRAHMYSNGIDLTYHTWIWHGERSAMKNSNNDRDQEREDVPKFDAEEPIDMVHAAFDSYAENPTTFKNQLEDAEKPLYPGCSKFTRLSAVVKLFNLKAKYSWSDKSCTDLLNLLGEMLPDDNKLPLSFYDAKKSLCALGITYEKIHACPNDCILYQKEYEDMNSCPTCGMSRWKMGQKDTIKEGVPAKVLWYFPPIPRFVRMFWNKKFSKELTWHADKRLNDGYLRHPADAPSWKLVDHKWPNFAADSRNLRLAISADGINPHGMMSSTYSCWPVLMFTYNIPPWLCMKRKFMMLTMLISGPKQPGNDIDVYLAPLIDDLKFLWDTSVEAYDAYRQETFSLRAVLLWTINDFPAYGNMSGCIVKGYHACPICGEETYSTRLKHSRKMSYTGHRRFLPANHPYRRQRKAFNGYQEFNPAPKPLSGDEVLKKVDGIHCHWGKMRKKIQSTKDDVKPSFKKKSIFFELEYWKHLYVRHVLDVMHIEKNVCESLLGTLLDIPGKTNDGIAARLDLAEMNLRTDLAPVMGEKKSFLPAACYTLTKDEKRNILNSLCGMQLPTCYSSNVKNFVSMKDLKLVGLKVTRLPHFNAAITSSGHTWCLAQTCQRLYHSFVLLLQ; encoded by the coding sequence ATGTCAAAGTCTTGGTTATCAAGTGAATATGAGCATGGAGTAGAGTCTTTCTTGAAATTTGCAATAACAAATGCCGAGGATCGGGAAGCAATATCTTGTCCATGTATAAAATGTGGTAatctgaagaagaaaaaggTAGAGACTATAAGGGCACACATGTATTCTAATGGTATAGATTTGACATATCATACTTGGATATGGCATGGTGAAAGGTCTGCGATGAAGAACTCAAATAATGATCGTGATCAAGAAAGGGAAGATGTACCAAAGTTTGACGCCGAGGAACCAATAGATATGGTACATGCTGCATTTGATAGTTATGCTGAGAATCCAACCACATTCAAAAATCAACTTGAAGATGCTGAGAAACCTTTATATCCTGGATGCAGTAAATTTACAAGGTTATCTGCAGTTGTaaaattattcaacttgaaaGCCAAATATAGTTGGAGTGACAAAAGTTGCACCGACCTACTCAATTTGTTAGGAGAAATGCTTCCAGATGACAACAAATTGCCTTTATCTTTCTACGATGCAAAGAAAAGCTTGTGTGCATTAGGGATTACTTATGAGAAAATCCATGCTTGCCCTAATGATTGCATCTTATACCAGAAGGAGTATGAGGATATGAACAGTTGTCCTACTTGTGGGATGTCAAGGTGGAAGATGGGCCAAAAAGATACGATAAAGGAAGGAGTTCCTGCAAAGGTTCTATGGTACTTCCCTCCAATTCCGAGATTTGTACGAATGTTTTGGAATAAGAAGTTTTCCAAGGAGCTGACTTGGCATGCTGATAAAAGACTTAATGACGGATACTTACGCCATCCAGCTGATGCACCTTCTTGGAAATTAGTAGATCACAAGTGGCCAAATTTTGCTGCTGATTCAAGAAATCTTAGATTGGCCATTTCAGCTGACGGGATCAATCCCCATGGTATGATGAGTTCTACATATAGTTGTTGGCCAGTTTTAATGTTCACTTACAATATTCCCCCGTGGTTGTGTATGAAGAGAAAATTTATGATGCTCACAATGTTGATTTCTGGTCCCAAACAACCAGGAAATGATATCGATGTTTACTTAGCACCTCTAATCGATGACTTGAAATTCCTATGGGATACAAGTGTTGAAGCATATGATGCATATAGACAAGAAACCTTCTCGCTCAGAGCTGTCTTGCTGTGGACCATCAATGACTTTCCTGCATATGGAAACATGTCAGGATGTATTGTGAAAGGATATCACGCATGTCCGATTTGTGGTGAAGAAACATATTCAACAAGGTTGAAACATAGCAGGAAAATGTCGTACACAGGCCATAGAAGGTTTCTACCTGCAAATCATCCTTATCGAAGGCAAAGAAAGGCATTTAATGGGTACCAAGAGTTCAACCCTGCACCCAAACCATTGAGTGGCGATGAAGTGTTAAAAAAAGTCGATGGAATTCATTGTCATTGGGGAAAAATGAGAAAGAAGATTCAGTCCACGAAGGATGATGTAAAACCATCCTtcaaaaagaaatcaattttCTTTGAACTTGAGTATTGGAAACATCTATATGTTAGACATGTTCTTGATGTGATGCATATAGAAAAGAACGTCTGTGAAAGTCTTCTCGGTACGTTGCTTGACATTCCGGGAAAAACAAATGATGGAATTGCAGCTAGATTAGACCTTGCTGAAATGAATTTGAGGACAGATTTGGCTCCAGTGATGGGGGAGAAGAAATCTTTTCTGCCAGCAGCATGTTATACACTTACAAAAGATGAGAAAAgaaatattttgaattctttgtGTGGAATGCAATTACCTACATGTTACTCATCCAACGTTAAAAACTTTgtttcgatgaaggacttgaaaCTTGTTGGCCTTAAAGTCACACGACTACCACACTTTAATGCAGCAATTACTTCCAGTGGCCATACGTGGTGTCTTGCCCAAACATGTCAGAGACTCTATCACTCgtttgtgcttcttcttcaatGA